A stretch of Phoenix dactylifera cultivar Barhee BC4 chromosome 16, palm_55x_up_171113_PBpolish2nd_filt_p, whole genome shotgun sequence DNA encodes these proteins:
- the LOC103713661 gene encoding homeobox-leucine zipper protein HAT22-like yields the protein MDMGQEDACDTGLALGLNYNASGLSSDRHGHREAVVKLELSPSNMVSLEPSLTLGLPDDVKKAKVEARVARQSSPHSTVSSFSDGHPSSTKKENSIRSEEAEKVSFRVSDEEEEGSARKKLRLTKDQSALLEDRFKEQSTLNPKQKQALAKQLNLRPRQVEVWFQNRRARTKLKQTEFDCEVLKRCCETLSDENRRLKKELHELRALKSASPLYMQFPAAALTMCPSCKKITAASEGSKAGPFVTAPKPHLFMNSFTHSAAC from the exons ATGGACATGGGTCAAGAAGATGCATGCGACACAGGCCTAGCTCTCGGGTTGAACTATAATGCTAGCGGCCTGTCGAGCGATCGCCATGGCCATCGAGAGGCAGTCGTAAAATTGGAACTGTCGCCATCAAATATGGTTTCTCTCGAGCCCTCGCTCACCCTTGGCCTCCCAGATGACGTGAAGAAAGCGAAGGTGGAAGCGAGAGTAGCCCGGCAATCATCTCCACATAGCACGGTCTCGTCCTTCTCCGACGGCCATCCTTCAAGCACAAAGAAGGAGAACAGCATCAGGAGCGAGGAAGCCGAGAAGGTTTCATTTCGGGTAagtgatgaagaagaagaaggctccgCTAGGAAGAAGCTTAGGCTTACCAAGGATCAGTCTGCCCTCTTGGAGGACAGGTTTAAGGAGCAAAGTACCCTTAATCCG AAACAAAAGCAAGCCTTGGCCAAGCAATTGAATCTGCGGCCCCGGCAAGTGGAGGTGTGGTTTCAAAATAGGAGAGCAAG GACTAAGCTCAAGCAGACCGAATTCGATTGCGAGGTCCTGAAGAGGTGCTGTGAGACGCTGAGTGATGAGAACCGGAGGCTGAAGAAGGAGTTGCATGAGCTAAGAGCCCTGAAGTCTGCATCTCCGCTGTACATGCAGTTCCCGGCCGCGGCCCTCACGATGTGCCcatcatgcaagaagataactGCAGCCAGCGAGGGCTCGAAAGCTGGCCCTTTTGTGACAGCGCCGAAGCCTCACTTATTCATGAATTCCTTCACCCATTCAGCAGCGTGCTAA